Proteins from one Deferribacterota bacterium genomic window:
- a CDS encoding sulfite exporter TauE/SafE family protein, with the protein MELITQMIMYLLIGLFSGFMSGMFGIGGGSIRIPLLYAAGLPLLSAFGINLLVIPLSSLIGAIEHRKNIDLNTAKYVIIGGLLGTTIGAFLTGFIPTLALAIIFVIISIITVSGIYFDRIFSETAQKINPTAKTIIIGAFFLNLLTIMRGGSGGSLFPPFLRIMKLNIRKAIATSLFATIFTAVAGAIVFYSRGNIIFLPALFVMIGSISGAWIGSLISLKTKPTWLEIGLSVFIVILALFVLIKTI; encoded by the coding sequence ATGGAACTGATAACACAAATGATAATGTATCTTCTAATTGGCCTCTTTTCTGGCTTTATGAGTGGTATGTTTGGAATAGGCGGGGGTTCCATAAGAATACCACTACTTTATGCTGCTGGATTACCTTTATTAAGTGCTTTTGGAATAAATCTATTAGTTATACCACTGTCTTCCCTTATAGGTGCCATAGAACATAGAAAGAATATAGATTTAAACACTGCTAAATATGTAATAATTGGTGGTCTATTGGGCACAACAATAGGTGCATTTCTAACGGGGTTTATACCAACATTAGCCTTAGCAATTATATTTGTTATTATTTCAATCATAACAGTATCTGGAATTTATTTTGACAGAATTTTTTCAGAGACTGCTCAAAAAATCAATCCAACCGCTAAAACTATCATAATTGGAGCATTCTTTCTTAATCTTTTAACAATTATGCGTGGAGGTAGTGGAGGTAGTTTATTTCCTCCTTTTTTAAGGATTATGAAGCTTAACATACGAAAAGCGATAGCCACCTCTTTATTCGCAACTATTTTTACAGCAGTTGCGGGGGCTATTGTCTTTTATTCTCGTGGCAATATAATATTTCTTCCTGCTTTATTCGTTATGATAGGCTCAATAAGTGGAGCATGGATAGGGAGTTTAATATCTCTAAAGACAAAGCCTACCTGGTTAGAAATTGGACTTTCAGTATTTATTGTAATTCTTGCATTATTTGTGCTTATCAAAACAATATGA